Proteins co-encoded in one Papaver somniferum cultivar HN1 chromosome 5, ASM357369v1, whole genome shotgun sequence genomic window:
- the LOC113281315 gene encoding uncharacterized protein LOC113281315, which produces MDYHSLTRKELQFLCKKNKIRANMTNFAMADTLSSLPKVHGVEGNRNFTPETPTLTSTSRKSKATATKPLSYLDNSEPMSSNGDLARHTLSPLTNLYPSDINIPKEVHVVDHPHGTRLAKRLKLSAQKVGGRNDAINIEMLPGEDKNEEMRTKYEVNDDVLPYNEGNRIKVSNEEQDEVGTGDVSYIMVCAESLKLEEFTVHLNGDQDAIIEETSSTSIMGGVSGDKTGCSLSGCSSEVSYAPRVSAKKSLNITRTLVGCTSDISSAPMVSKPVKVVCDLNETYLMGEETMNIKDPNEDQNMESKDEPIQVNEPSLTVEKTEIFEASNLDDQKSKLMCDIELCNVKVTEAERENISNGNDDISDAAEKLSFSPSVTGLTANQIPVYVATPTRTTTSDDKVQETTPLISHTTSIMGGVPRDKIGCSLNGCSSKVSYAPRVSAKKSLNTARTLVGCTSDIFSAPMLSKSVKVVCDLNETYLMSEETINIKDSNEDEDMESKDQPGRVNEPSLTVEKAEILEASNHDDEKSKLMCDIELCNVKVTEVEAKNSSSGNDDISDAAEKLSFSPSATGLTANQIPVYVATPTRTTTLDDKVQGTTPLISYTKKKEVTIPIISAGKSMNIARACVGCTSELSSAPTISAEKSMNNALVRCKTSLVGEETENIKVPNEQNMEIMDQPIEINEVVGFKSAHNLEVKFINEDELSNLKGTEVETKYVDESFLMVKKAENLEDSNVDDGKIKFTCEVGFCGVKVTEIEEDSEEDGPNVNNDISDVLEKFSLSPSATGPVVNPIPVHVASPTRATASENQVQETTPLNSFITKKAVTTPKGSIEVLDDMRGINERGKCSASTSKVVTELEAELKHSKGENSSQGKLNSTSIRQLKRMIKLTHSENKNATVDQNKEIRPEEHENEGQNTLQRKVGFCDVKVTEVEEDSEEVGFNVNNDISDVLEKFSLSPSATGPVVNPIPVHVANPTRATASEDQVQETTPLISFITKKAVTTPKGSIKVSGDMRGINERGKCRASTSKVVTEFEAELKHSKGENSSQGKLNFTSIRQLKKMIKLTHPENKNAIVDQNKEIRPEEHENKGQNTLQRKLKATSLRQLKKTVKQLIQSDNENINVKLNKKVVPEDNEDKDQNTAERELKATSARQLIKMIKQRTQTTKTPLPSLILAE; this is translated from the exons ATGGATTATCATAGTCTAACAAGAAAGGAACTACAATTTCTGTGTAAGAAGAATAAGATCAGAGCTAACATGACTAATTTCGCAATGGCTGATACCCTTTCTTCTCTCCCCAAG GTTCATGGAGTTGAAGGCAATCGAAACTTCACACCAGAGACTCCAACACTCACCAGCACCAGCAGGAAGAGTAAAGCAACTGCAACAAAACCGCTATCTTATCTGGATAACAGTGAACCAATGTCTTCTAATGGTGATCTTGCTAGACATACTCTTTCACCCTTAACAAACTTGTACCCCTCAGATATTAATATACCCAAAGAGGTCCACGTTGTTGATCATCCACATGGTACAAGGCTAGCAAAAAGATTGAAGTTGTCTGCTCAGAAGGTAGGAGGAAGAAATGATGCTATTAACATTGAAATGTTGCCTGGCGAAGACAAGAATGAGGAGATGAGAACGAAGTATGAAGTAAATGATGATGTCTTACCGTACAACGAGG GAAATAGGATCAAGGTTTCTAATGAAGAACAAGACGAAGTTGGTACTGGAGATGTATCTTATATAATGGTCTGTGCTGAATCTTTGAAGTTGGAAGAATTTACAGTTCATTTAAATGGTGATCAAGATGCTATTATCGAAGAAACCTCTAGTACATCGATCATGGGTGGGGTCTCCGGGGATAAAACTGGTTGTTCTCTTAGTGGATGCAGTTCTGAAGTCTCTTATGCTCCTAGGGTATCTGCTAAAAAATCCTTGAACATAACTCGTACTCTTGTTGGATGCACATCTGACATCTCTTCTGCTCCAATGGTATCTAAACCCGTGAAAGTTGTTTGTGATCTTAATGAAACTTATTTAATGGGTGAGGAAACTATGAACATTAAAGATCCAAATGAAGATCAAAACATGGAAAGTAAAGATGAACCCATACAAGTCAATGAACCTTCTCTAACAGTGGAGAAAACTGAAATTTTCGAAGCTTCAAATCTTGATGATcagaagagcaagctcatgtgtGATATTGAGCTCTGCAATGTCAAGGTAACTGAAGCTGAAAGAGAGAACATTTCTAATGGTAATGATGACATTTCAGATGCTGCTGAGAAGTTATCCTTCTCTCCATCAGTCACTGGTTTAACTGCCAACCAGATTCCAGTATATGTTGCAACTCCTACCAGAACAACCACATCGGATGATAAGGTTCAAGAGACAACCCCCTTAATCTCACATACTACATCGATCATGGGTGGGGTTCCCAGGGATAAAATTGGTTGTTCTCTTAATGGATGCAGTTCTAAAGTCTCCTATGCTCCTAGGGTATCTGCTAAAAAATCCTTGAACACAGCTCGTACTCTTGTTGGATGCACATCTGACATCTTTTCTGCTCCAATGCTATCTAAATCCGTGAAAGTTGTTTGTGATCTTAATGAAACTTATTTAATGAGTGAGGAAACTATAAACATTAAAGActcaaatgaagatgaagacaTGGAAAGTAAAGATCAACCCGGACGAGTCAATGAACCTTCTCTAACAGTGGAGAAAGCTGAAATTTTGGAAGCTTCAAATCATGATGATgagaagagcaagctcatgtgtGATATTGAGCTCTGCAATGTCAAGGTAACTGAAGTTGAAGCGAAGAACAGTTCTAGTGGTAATGATGACATTTCAGATGCTGCTGAGAAGTTATCCTTCTCTCCATCAGCCACTGGTTTAACTGCCAACCAGATTCCAGTGTATGTCGCAACTCCTACCAGAACAACTACATTGGATGATAAGGTTCAAGGGACAACCCCCTTAATCTCATATACTAAGAAGAAAGAAGTTACAATTCCTATCATATCTGCCGGGAAGTCCATGAACATTGCTCGTGCTTGTGTTGGATGTACTTCTGAATTGTCCTCTGCTCCTACAATATCTGCCGAGAAATCCATGAACAATGCTCTAGTTCGTTGTAAAACTTCTCTAGTGGGGGAGGAAACTGAAAACATTAAGGTCCCAAATGAACAAAACATGGAAATTATGGATCAACCCATAGAAATCAATGAAGTTGTTGGATTTAAAAGCGCTCATAATTTAGAAGTGAAGTTCATCAATGAGGATGAACTTAGTAATCTCAAGGGCACCGAAGTTGAAACGAAATATGTTGATGAATCTTTTCTAATGGTGAAGAAGGCTGAAAATTTGGAAGACTCAAATGTTGATGATGGGAAGATTAAGTTCACATGTGAGGTTGGGTTCTGTGGTGTCAAGGTCACTGAAATTGAAGAGGATAGTGAGGAGGACGGTCCTAATGTTAATAATGACATTTCAGATGTTCTTGAGAAGTTCTCCCTCTCTCCGTCAGCCACTGGTCCAGTTGTGAACCCGATTCCAGTGCATGTCGCAAGTCCTACTAGAGCAACTGCGTCCGAGAATCAGGTTCAGGAAACAACTCCCTTAAACTCATTTATTACGAAAAAAGCAGTTACAACTCCAAAAGGTTCCATCGAGGTTTTGGATGACATGAGGGGGATCAATGAAAGAGGCAAATGCAGTGCAAGTACTTCTAAGGTGGTAACTGAGTTAGAAGCTGAACTAAAGCATAGCAAAGGTGAAAACAGTTCTCAAGGAAAACTGAATTCCACAAGTATAAGACAGTTGAAAAGGATGATTAAACTTACTCATTCAGAAAATAAAAACGCCACTGTCGATCAAAACAAGGAAATAAGACCTGAAGAGCATGAGAACGAAGGTCAAAACACTCTCCAGAGGAAGGTTGGGTTCTGTGATGTCAAGGTCACTGAAGTTGAAGAGGACAGTGAGGAGGTCGGTTTTAATGTTAATAATGACATTTCAGATGTTCTTGAGAAGTTCTCCCTCTCTCCGTCAGCCACTGGTCCAGTTGTGAACCCGATTCCAGTGCATGTCGCAAATCCTACTAGAGCAACTGCGTCCGAGGATCAGGTTCAGGAAACAACTCCCTTAATCTCATTTATTACGAAAAAAGCAGTTACAACTCCAAAAGGTTCCATCAAGGTTTCGGGTGACATGAGGGGGATCAATGAAAGAGGCAAATGCAGAGCAAGTACTTCTAAGGTGGTAACTGAGTTTGAAGCTGAACTAAAGCATAGCAAAGGTGAAAACAGTTCTCAAGGAAAACTGAATTTCACAAGTATAAGACAGTTGAAAAAGATGATTAAACTTACTCACCCAGAAAACAAAAACGCCATTGTCGATCAAAACAAGGAAATAAGACCTGAAGAGCATGAGAACAAAGGTCAAAACACTCTCCAGAGGAAACTGAAAGCTACGAGTTTAAGACAGTTGAAAAAGACAGTTAAACAACTTATTCAGTCAGACAATGAAAACATCAAtgtcaaattaaacaaaaaagttGTACCTGAAGACAACGAGGACAAGGATCAAAACACTGCCGAAAGGGAACTGAAAGCTACAAGTGCAAGACAGTTGATAAAGATGATTAAACAACGTACTCAAACAACAAAAACACCACTGCCAAG